In a genomic window of Primulina huaijiensis isolate GDHJ02 chromosome 10, ASM1229523v2, whole genome shotgun sequence:
- the LOC140985934 gene encoding AP2-like ethylene-responsive transcription factor At1g16060, giving the protein MVMKMIKSDPYLGRDIVSMMDGEAPEVMPVKRRKRDAVALALSCDNQQTPNQQVDQTSAATTVKRSSRFRGVSRHKWTGRYEAHLWDKLTWNVTQKKKGKQVYLGAYDDEEAAARAYDLAALKYWGSSTLTNFPISDYEKEIEIMQTLTKEEYLASLRRKSSGFSRGVSKYRGVARHHHNGRWEARIGRVFGNKYLYLGTYSTQEEAAHAYDIAAIEYRGINAVTNFDLSTYIRWLKPGASTSAPDKKTTPYQDSPAIFSNFQTGEESLSPFLKRRAFTEDDLIKQERFANKVPVSPCTKSSPTALGLLLRSSVFKELVEKNSNVEEEIEGENIRNHESKDRHPELGEILYDGIEDRAFLFSSNANNFELQGPLHFNYEWLGATQ; this is encoded by the exons AtggtgatgaaaatgataaagaGTGATCCATACCTTGGAAGGGATATTGTGAGCATGATGGATGGTGAAGCTCCTGAGGTTATGCCTGTAAAACGTAGAAAAAGAGATGCAGTTGCTCTAGCTCTTAGCTGTGATAACCAGCAGACACCAAATCAACAAGTTGATCAAACTTCTGCAGCAACAACTGTGAAAAGAAGTTCAAGGTTTCGTGGAGTTAGTAGGCATAAATGGACAGGTCGATACGAAGCACACCTGTGGGACAAACTTACATGGAATGTAACTCAGAAGAAAAAGGGGAAACAAG TGTATCTTG GTGCATATGACGATGAGGAAGCTGCAGCAAGGGCATACGATTTAGCAGCACTAAAATATTGGGGGTCATCAACTTTAACCAATTTTCCT ATCTCTGATTATGAGAAGGAAATAGAAATCATGCAAACTCTAACAAAGGAAGAGTATCTTGCCTCACTGAGAAG AAAAAGCAGTGGTTTCTCAAGAGGGGTATCAAAGTACAGAGGAGTTGCCAG ACACCATCATAATGGAAGGTGGGAAGCAAGGATAGGAAGAGTTTTTGGAAATAAGTACCTGTATCTTGGAACTTACA GTACTCAAGAAGAGGCAGCACATGCTTATGACATTGCAGCAATAGAATACAGAGGGATAAATGCTGTCACAAACTTTGACTTGAGCACGTATATCAGATGGTTAAAGCCAGGAGCAAGCACTTCAGCTCCAGACAAGAAAACAACACCATACCAAGATTCACCGGCAATATTTTCCAATTTCCAAACGGGAGAGGAATCACTGTCTCCCTTCTTGAAAAGAAGAGCTTTTACAGAAGATGACCTCATCAAGCAAGAAAGGTTTGCAAACAAAGTCCCAGTTAGCCCATGCACCAAATCTTCTCCAACAGCCCTCGGTCTACTCCTCAGGTCTTCTGTTTTCAAGGAACTGGTTGAGAAGAACTCAAATGTTGAGGAAGAGATTGAAGGTGAGAACATAAGAAACCATGAAAGTAAGGATAGACACCCCGAACTTGGTGAGATCTTATATGATGGAATTGAAGATAgagcatttttattttcttcaaatgCAAACAACTTTGAGTTGCAAGGGCCACTCCACTTCAACTACGAATGGTTGGGAGCAACACAATAG
- the LOC140986853 gene encoding probable RNA 3'-terminal phosphate cyclase-like protein, giving the protein MVKISYTKLKGSQNLRLRLLLSTLSSTPILIEDIRANATWPGLRPHEVSFLRLLEKISDDCVVEINETGTKLKYKPGIVMGGRHLVHDCGLSRAMGYFLEPLVVLALFGKKPLSIKLHGVTNDSKDPSVDTFRSTTLHILKQFGVSSEGLDLKILNRGVPPHGGGEIILSVPVVQDSLKAITWIDEGMVKRIRGITFSTRVSAQFENTTLHAARGIFNRLLPDVHIFTDHKTGPQAGKSPGYGMSLVAETTSGCFISADNAVSHAQEEEEGELEDDGKKWLIPPEDLGEQIASALLGEIEQGGVVDSTHQGLLFLLCALCPQDVSKVRVGKLSPYGIQVLRHIRDFLSVQFVIKPDPSTGTVVLKCVGCGLKNLSRKVS; this is encoded by the exons ATGGTGAAGATTTCGTATACGAAGCTAAAAGGAAGCCAGAACTTGAGGCTGCGGCTCCTTCTATCCACGCTATCGTCTACTCCTATCCTTATCGAGGACATTCGAGCCAACGCCACTTGGCCTGGGCTTCGGCCCCATGAGGTTTCCTTTCTCCGACTCCTCGAGAAAATCTCCGATGATTGTGTTGTGGAAATCAACGAAACTG GCACGAAGTTGAAGTACAAGCCGGGGATAGTGATGGGTGGGAGGCATTTGGTTCACGATTGCGGTCTGAGTCGAGCCATGGGCTACTTTTTGGAGCCTCTGGTCGTGTTGGCTTTGTTTGGAAAGAAGCCTCTCAGTATTAAACTCCATG GTGTTACCAATGATTCCAAGGACCCATCTGTTGATACCTTTCGATCTACTACATTACACATTTTGAAGCAGTTTGGAGTATCTTCCGAGGGACTGGACCTGAAAATTTTGAACCGGGGTGTTCCTCCTCATGGTGGTGGAGAAATTATTCTTTCAGTACCTGTTGTCCAAGACAGTTTAAAA GCCATCACCTGGATTGACGAAGGCATGGTGAAGAGGATTAGAGGCATCACTTTCTCAACTAGAGTGTCTGCCCAGTTCGAGAATACTACGTTACATGCAGCTCGTGGAATTTTCAATCGTTTGCTACCAGATGTTCACATATTTACTGATCATAAAACTGGTCCACAGGCTGGAAA GTCACCAGGTTACGGAATGTCACTTGTTGCAGAAACCACATCAGGTTGCTTCATCTCAGCTGATAATGCTGTTTCCCATGCACAAGAAGAGGAGGAGGGTGAACTTGAGGATGATGGCAAGAAATGGTTGATCCCTCCAGAGGATTTGGGTGAACAAATTGCATCTGCGCTATTGGGGGAGATTGAACAAGGGGGAGTGGTGGATTCAACTCACCAG GGTTTATTGTTTCTTCTCTGCGCATTGTGTCCACAAGATGTCTCAAAAGTCCGTGTTGGGAAGCTGTCGCCTTATGGAATACAAGTGCTCAGACACATCAGGGATTTCCTCAGTGTCCAGTTCGTCATTAAGCCAGATCCATCAACAGGAACCGTCGTTCTTAAATGTGTTGGTTGTGGATTAAAGAATCTCTCAAGAAAGGTATCATGA